A window of the Streptomyces formicae genome harbors these coding sequences:
- a CDS encoding TOBE domain-containing protein, producing MAGFIVISNVMAGRYAGGRLILPGGLSLPVPGRPGTGEGARVSASVRPGKIRLGDFEPGMEGVRGTVRETIYGGATITYLVEPAPGVELSVLEQNADRSGRRERWSGGEAIEPGRRPEHCLLLDGTV from the coding sequence GTGGCCGGCTTCATCGTCATCTCCAACGTCATGGCGGGCCGCTACGCCGGCGGCAGGCTCATCCTGCCCGGCGGCCTGTCCCTCCCCGTGCCCGGGCGGCCGGGCACGGGCGAAGGGGCGCGTGTGAGCGCGTCCGTGCGCCCGGGAAAGATCCGACTCGGCGACTTCGAGCCGGGCATGGAGGGCGTACGCGGCACCGTGCGGGAGACCATCTACGGTGGGGCGACCATCACCTACCTGGTCGAACCGGCGCCGGGAGTGGAGCTGTCGGTGCTGGAGCAGAACGCCGACCGGTCCGGCCGCAGGGAGCGCTGGAGCGGCGGTGAGGCCATCGAGCCGGGCCGGCGGCCCGAGCACTGCCTGCTTCTGGACGGCACCGTCTGA
- a CDS encoding methyltransferase — translation MTNLDRTEQIAMQGLLATINGTLGTPLAPEWERAYRTVPRHRFLPTRLWTGNALVECARTSDPETWLRHAYTDIPLVTQLHDSHDSHDSYGGAGGDLRPSCSAPEPSLVFGMLDMLDVQDGHDVLHIGTGTGWIAGLLAHRLGGGHVTTVEVDPVLHVQAGIKLQAARLEPVLVEGDGAAGHVPGAPYDRVLATCSVRAVPRAWLEQTRPGGVILTPWSSPWYDFGLLRLTAHSDGSASGPFSPHGTCTLMSSQQPTDLSIHRDVVRPEQLAHLSETKLSPWAVTGEDRAAKFAMGLLLKDAWWAWHSNSTMDGVAFQLWIATTDAASWAAIDVAERAADRFTVRQHGPRRLVDELEAAYAWWEGAGSPGPEQFGMTVTADGRHIAWLDSPDNIVPARR, via the coding sequence ATGACCAACCTTGATAGGACGGAACAGATCGCCATGCAGGGCCTGCTCGCCACCATCAACGGCACCCTGGGCACCCCCCTCGCACCCGAATGGGAGCGCGCCTACCGGACCGTGCCCAGGCACCGGTTCCTCCCCACCCGACTGTGGACCGGGAACGCCCTGGTCGAGTGCGCACGCACCAGCGACCCGGAGACCTGGCTGCGCCACGCCTACACGGACATCCCCCTCGTCACCCAGCTCCACGACAGCCACGACAGCCACGACAGTTACGGCGGGGCCGGCGGTGACCTGCGGCCTTCCTGTTCCGCCCCCGAACCCTCCCTCGTCTTCGGGATGCTCGACATGCTGGATGTCCAGGACGGTCACGACGTCCTGCACATCGGGACCGGGACCGGATGGATCGCCGGCCTTCTTGCCCACCGCTTGGGCGGCGGGCACGTCACCACGGTGGAAGTGGATCCGGTGCTGCACGTCCAGGCCGGCATCAAGCTCCAGGCGGCACGACTGGAGCCCGTACTCGTCGAGGGGGACGGGGCGGCCGGGCACGTGCCCGGGGCGCCCTACGACCGTGTCCTGGCCACGTGCTCCGTCCGCGCGGTGCCGCGCGCGTGGCTGGAGCAGACCAGGCCCGGGGGAGTGATCCTCACCCCGTGGTCCTCACCCTGGTACGACTTCGGCCTGCTGCGGCTGACCGCGCACAGCGACGGCAGCGCCTCCGGACCCTTCTCACCCCATGGCACCTGCACGCTCATGAGCAGTCAGCAGCCCACGGACCTGAGCATCCACCGGGACGTGGTGCGCCCCGAGCAGCTGGCGCACCTCTCCGAGACCAAGCTGTCCCCGTGGGCCGTCACGGGCGAAGACCGTGCCGCGAAGTTCGCGATGGGTCTCCTGCTGAAGGACGCCTGGTGGGCCTGGCACTCGAACTCCACCATGGACGGGGTCGCGTTCCAGCTGTGGATCGCGACGACCGACGCCGCCTCCTGGGCGGCCATCGACGTGGCGGAGCGGGCCGCTGACCGCTTCACTGTGCGCCAGCACGGGCCGCGGCGGCTGGTGGACGAGCTGGAAGCCGCCTACGCGTGGTGGGAGGGTGCCGGCAGCCCCGGGCCCGAACAGTTCGGCATGACGGTCACCGCCGATGGCCGCCACATCGCCTGGCTCGACTCCCCGGACAACATCGTCCCCGCCCGCCGCTGA
- a CDS encoding TetR/AcrR family transcriptional regulator, which yields MPMPMPMNAAAEAQAVLYAANTPQRRILAAAAAVLIERGFPDTRVADVAKRAEVSPGLVMYYFKSRYKLLTRALRFASDMFYEDASSTLNALEHPGRRLAELMRLSLQPEDGAPVHGSWLLWLDMEQQAVRHPALRPERTQLDRRWRDAIADMVREGQSAGRFRAVDADDFAYMLSAMSGGLAVSLSLEDEDLGHERALALCLQLCAHQLGDAWLDD from the coding sequence ATGCCGATGCCGATGCCGATGAACGCAGCAGCGGAAGCACAAGCCGTCCTCTACGCGGCCAACACCCCGCAACGGCGCATCCTGGCCGCCGCCGCCGCCGTACTGATCGAGCGAGGCTTCCCCGACACACGAGTAGCCGACGTCGCCAAGAGGGCCGAAGTGAGCCCCGGCCTGGTCATGTACTACTTCAAGTCCCGCTACAAGCTGCTCACCAGAGCGCTACGGTTCGCCTCGGACATGTTCTACGAGGATGCCAGCAGCACACTCAACGCCCTCGAGCATCCCGGACGCCGCCTGGCGGAGCTGATGAGACTGTCCCTCCAGCCCGAGGACGGAGCACCAGTGCACGGGTCCTGGCTGCTCTGGCTCGACATGGAACAACAGGCTGTCCGGCACCCGGCGCTGCGTCCCGAGCGAACCCAACTCGACCGCCGCTGGCGTGACGCCATCGCCGACATGGTCCGCGAAGGACAGAGCGCGGGCCGCTTCCGCGCAGTCGACGCCGACGACTTCGCCTACATGCTGTCGGCGATGTCCGGCGGCCTGGCCGTCTCACTGAGCCTCGAGGACGAAGACCTCGGCCACGAGCGAGCCCTGGCGCTCTGCCTGCAGCTGTGCGCGCACCAACTGGGCGACGCCTGGCTGGACGACTGA
- a CDS encoding aromatic ring-hydroxylating oxygenase subunit alpha, whose translation MTIDAAACTAALDRGETLPWSWYSDPAIAALEQERLFRRSWHYVGRTAQVAEPGQFFTCEAAGVPVVVTRDRTGTLNALVNVCRHRGAQVVHEDCGSRKTLRCFYHAWTYGLDGSLRKVPRGDREPSLDTTALGLHRASADTWGPFVFVHLDPQPAPLADTLGDLPALLADGGIDLTRMRFHSRVHYTIEANWKVAVENYLECYHCPVAHPGFSDVVDVSPDAYTLEVRPTFATHHGTVRATPRKTQYPVNGPVPAGQYHLLWPSLKANVHPGQPNLSLGPLHPTAPDRTTGYLDYFFGNDVDQDWITAMLAFDNQVGAQDTDLVESVHRGAASGAVERGRLLRNSEHTIEAFQRHVLNRLQET comes from the coding sequence ATGACCATCGACGCCGCAGCCTGCACCGCCGCCCTGGACCGGGGCGAGACCCTTCCCTGGTCCTGGTACTCCGACCCGGCCATCGCCGCCCTCGAACAAGAGCGGCTGTTCCGCCGCAGCTGGCACTACGTCGGCCGCACCGCCCAGGTCGCCGAGCCCGGCCAGTTCTTCACCTGCGAAGCCGCCGGCGTCCCGGTCGTGGTGACCCGCGACCGCACCGGCACCCTCAACGCCCTGGTCAACGTCTGCCGGCACCGCGGCGCCCAGGTCGTCCACGAGGACTGCGGCAGCCGCAAGACGCTGCGGTGCTTCTACCACGCCTGGACCTACGGCCTGGACGGATCCCTGCGCAAAGTGCCGCGCGGAGACCGCGAGCCGTCCCTCGACACCACCGCACTCGGCCTGCACCGGGCATCGGCGGACACCTGGGGCCCGTTCGTCTTCGTCCACCTGGACCCCCAGCCGGCCCCGCTCGCCGACACCCTGGGCGACCTGCCCGCACTGCTCGCCGACGGCGGCATCGACCTCACCCGGATGCGCTTCCACTCCCGGGTCCACTACACCATCGAGGCCAACTGGAAGGTAGCCGTCGAAAACTACCTGGAGTGCTACCACTGCCCCGTGGCACACCCAGGCTTCAGCGATGTCGTCGACGTCAGCCCCGACGCATACACACTCGAAGTCCGGCCCACCTTCGCCACCCACCACGGCACCGTACGCGCCACCCCCCGAAAGACGCAGTATCCGGTCAACGGCCCCGTCCCCGCCGGCCAGTACCACCTCCTGTGGCCGAGCCTGAAGGCCAACGTCCACCCCGGCCAGCCGAACCTCTCCCTCGGCCCACTCCACCCGACGGCCCCGGACCGCACCACCGGCTACCTGGACTACTTCTTCGGCAACGATGTCGACCAGGACTGGATCACGGCCATGCTCGCATTCGACAACCAGGTCGGCGCACAAGACACCGACCTGGTGGAGTCCGTACACCGCGGAGCCGCATCCGGCGCAGTGGAGCGCGGCCGGCTTCTCCGCAACTCGGAACACACCATCGAAGCCTTCCAGCGCCACGTCCTGAACCGACTACAGGAAACCTGA
- a CDS encoding ABC transporter ATP-binding protein, with product MTGRHTAPVLEVQGVGKHHRGRRTLREVSFTVAPGTTVAVVGESGSGKSTLARIVAGLDRPDTGRVLLRGKPLPRRGRALREARRDIGFVFQDPYASLDPRFTVEQTVAEPLHAHGLWRDGGRERVRELLNAVGMGSAPAHAYPGEFSGGQRQRLCLARALAARPRLVICDEPTSALDVCVQAQILNLLMDLQESLGISYLFITHDLHVVRRISDEAVVLTAGRVTQHGPTRRVIAAPQDPATRTLPDTAWAGARFPPPASGAP from the coding sequence ATGACCGGCCGGCACACCGCACCGGTCCTCGAGGTGCAGGGGGTCGGCAAACACCACCGCGGCCGCCGCACCCTGCGCGAGGTGAGCTTCACCGTCGCACCCGGCACCACGGTCGCGGTCGTGGGTGAGTCGGGCAGCGGCAAGAGCACACTGGCCCGCATCGTCGCCGGACTCGACCGGCCCGACACCGGCCGGGTCCTCCTCCGGGGAAAACCGCTTCCCCGCCGCGGCCGGGCACTGCGCGAGGCGCGCCGCGACATCGGCTTCGTCTTCCAGGACCCGTACGCCTCACTGGACCCGCGCTTCACCGTCGAGCAGACCGTCGCCGAGCCGCTCCACGCGCACGGCCTGTGGCGCGACGGCGGCCGCGAGCGGGTGCGCGAGCTGCTGAACGCGGTCGGCATGGGCAGCGCCCCCGCCCACGCGTACCCGGGGGAGTTCTCCGGCGGCCAGCGGCAGCGGCTGTGCCTGGCCCGCGCCCTGGCCGCCCGGCCACGACTGGTCATCTGCGACGAACCGACCTCGGCACTGGACGTCTGCGTCCAGGCCCAGATCCTCAACCTGCTCATGGACCTGCAGGAGTCACTCGGTATCAGCTACCTCTTCATCACCCACGACCTTCATGTGGTGCGCAGGATCTCCGACGAGGCCGTCGTCCTCACCGCAGGCCGCGTCACGCAGCACGGCCCGACCCGGCGGGTGATCGCCGCCCCCCAGGACCCCGCTACGCGTACGCTGCCGGACACCGCCTGGGCAGGAGCCCGTTTCCCGCCACCGGCATCCGGGGCCCCTTGA
- a CDS encoding ABC transporter ATP-binding protein, whose amino-acid sequence MRVRVDNLTVACGERTALHAVSLDVPAGKVLALVGESGSGKSTLAHAAARLLPPEAHITSGSVHVGDVDMAALRGAELRRARGRQVAYLPQDALAALNPVMRAGRQIAEVYQLTDGLSRKQAQARAVELLGRTGIRDPEAAARRYPHELSGGMRQRVMIAIALAHRPRLIIADEPTTALDPAVQTEVLTLVAELRREFGTTVIWITHDLSVTAKIADTVAVLYGGRLAEHCTATELFGAARHPYSRSLLATYRDARTGAPRTRYTTIPAPQADRETGPGCPFEPRCAHAAHRCRTQTPPVRAITPGHLIACWEAR is encoded by the coding sequence GTGCGCGTACGGGTGGACAACCTCACCGTCGCCTGCGGCGAGCGCACCGCACTGCACGCAGTCAGCCTCGACGTACCGGCCGGCAAAGTCCTGGCCCTGGTAGGGGAGTCCGGCTCCGGCAAGTCCACCCTCGCCCACGCCGCGGCCCGACTGCTGCCGCCCGAGGCGCACATCACCAGCGGCTCGGTACACGTCGGCGACGTCGACATGGCCGCACTGCGCGGCGCCGAGCTCCGCCGCGCCCGCGGACGGCAGGTCGCCTACCTGCCCCAGGACGCCCTCGCGGCCCTGAACCCGGTGATGAGGGCGGGCCGCCAGATCGCCGAGGTCTACCAGCTCACCGACGGCCTCAGCCGCAAACAGGCCCAGGCACGGGCTGTCGAACTGCTGGGCCGGACCGGCATCCGCGACCCCGAAGCGGCCGCCCGCCGCTACCCTCACGAACTGTCCGGCGGGATGCGGCAGCGCGTGATGATCGCCATCGCACTCGCCCACCGCCCGCGGCTGATCATCGCCGACGAGCCCACGACCGCCCTCGACCCGGCGGTACAGACCGAGGTGCTCACGCTCGTCGCCGAGCTGCGCCGCGAGTTCGGCACCACCGTCATCTGGATCACCCACGACCTGTCCGTGACCGCGAAGATCGCGGACACGGTCGCCGTGCTGTACGGGGGCCGCCTCGCAGAGCACTGCACAGCCACCGAACTGTTCGGCGCGGCCCGCCACCCCTACAGCAGGAGCCTGCTCGCCACCTACCGCGACGCCCGCACAGGCGCTCCCAGAACCCGCTACACCACCATCCCCGCCCCCCAGGCGGACCGGGAGACGGGCCCGGGATGCCCCTTCGAGCCGCGGTGCGCACACGCCGCACACCGGTGCCGCACACAGACACCACCGGTCCGCGCCATCACCCCCGGCCATCTCATCGCCTGCTGGGAGGCCCGCTGA
- a CDS encoding ABC transporter permease, protein MAGHLKAVRRTGGQLLLGAVTIAAVITLTFALLYLVPGDAARSIAGPRATPELLEHIREGLQLHAPVWEQYWHYAKGVATGDLGDSYQRGMPVGTLIADRLPATLLLAAAALVVEIAVGGALGAWEALRGRRLRSVLTANIALLSTPAFALGHLLLLGFGYGLGWFPVSNGADAAHLVLPALALGLTGMPYYSSAVRDALAATLASPHIRTAMAKGLPRRTVLRRHALRCALPPVISMAGMDIAIFASNVVFVENIFGWPGIGRLQATAFADQDRPLLMGTVIVAAVLVVIGNLLADTLRQLLDPRSRQDLPA, encoded by the coding sequence ATGGCTGGACATCTGAAAGCGGTCCGCCGTACCGGAGGGCAGCTGCTGCTGGGCGCCGTCACCATCGCCGCCGTCATCACCCTCACCTTCGCCCTGCTGTACCTCGTCCCCGGTGACGCCGCCCGCTCCATCGCCGGCCCCCGCGCCACACCCGAACTCCTGGAGCACATCCGCGAAGGGCTGCAGCTGCACGCGCCGGTGTGGGAGCAGTACTGGCACTACGCCAAGGGCGTGGCGACCGGCGACCTCGGCGACTCCTACCAGCGGGGCATGCCCGTCGGCACGCTCATCGCCGACCGGCTCCCCGCGACCCTGCTGCTGGCCGCGGCCGCACTCGTCGTGGAGATCGCGGTGGGCGGTGCGCTGGGCGCCTGGGAGGCGCTGCGCGGACGGCGCCTGCGGTCCGTCCTGACGGCCAATATCGCTCTGCTGTCGACTCCCGCCTTCGCCCTCGGCCACCTGCTCCTGCTGGGCTTCGGATACGGGCTCGGCTGGTTCCCGGTGAGCAACGGCGCCGACGCCGCCCATCTGGTACTGCCCGCCCTCGCCCTGGGGCTGACCGGGATGCCGTACTACTCCAGCGCGGTACGCGACGCCCTGGCCGCGACCCTGGCCTCCCCGCACATACGCACCGCCATGGCCAAGGGCCTGCCCCGCCGCACCGTACTGCGGCGCCACGCGCTGCGCTGCGCGCTGCCACCCGTGATCAGCATGGCCGGCATGGACATCGCGATCTTCGCGTCCAACGTCGTTTTCGTGGAGAACATCTTCGGCTGGCCCGGCATCGGCCGCCTCCAGGCCACCGCCTTCGCCGACCAGGACCGCCCGCTGCTCATGGGAACGGTCATCGTCGCAGCGGTCCTCGTCGTCATCGGCAACCTCCTGGCCGACACACTGCGCCAACTCCTCGACCCCCGATCCCGTCAGGACCTCCCGGCATGA
- a CDS encoding ABC transporter permease, with protein MGERVTGTFLPDRSTPRGSHPAPTRHPLPAAARQARGRRLLATGLSLLTALAALALAAPLFGDPLHIDRDGVSALGLPRGPGEHGHLLGTDVLGRDLLARVVHALRTTLQFAVLANLGSVGLGTLVGLTAGFCRGALEQLLMRTADIFLSVPTVISALALAGVIGRGTGGIVALVTALYWAWTARLVHGETQRLRAEPFVEAALAHGVRPRTVLARHILPHIRTLLLSIAALNGAAVVVIGSGLSYLGAGVAPPQPELGSLLNTGAQALEFAPWLLLAPLTVVVALVLSFVLVGEGVSRMAAEPERRSWLDI; from the coding sequence ATGGGTGAGCGCGTGACCGGCACCTTCCTGCCGGACCGGTCCACGCCCCGCGGCTCCCACCCGGCCCCGACGCGGCACCCGCTCCCAGCCGCGGCCCGGCAGGCACGCGGCCGCAGGCTCCTCGCCACCGGACTCAGCCTCCTGACCGCTCTGGCCGCGCTCGCGCTCGCGGCCCCGTTGTTCGGCGACCCGCTCCACATCGACCGCGACGGCGTCAGCGCACTCGGACTGCCGCGAGGACCGGGAGAACACGGCCACCTGCTGGGCACCGACGTCCTGGGCCGGGACCTGCTCGCCCGCGTCGTCCACGCCCTGCGCACCACCCTCCAGTTCGCGGTCCTGGCCAACCTCGGCTCCGTGGGCCTGGGCACCCTGGTCGGCCTGACGGCGGGTTTCTGCCGGGGAGCGCTGGAACAGCTCCTGATGCGGACCGCCGACATCTTCCTGTCGGTCCCCACCGTCATCTCCGCACTCGCCCTGGCCGGCGTGATCGGCCGCGGCACGGGCGGCATCGTCGCCCTGGTCACCGCCCTGTACTGGGCCTGGACCGCCCGCCTGGTGCACGGCGAGACACAGCGGCTGCGCGCGGAACCGTTCGTCGAAGCCGCACTCGCCCACGGAGTACGGCCGCGCACCGTGCTGGCCCGCCACATCCTGCCCCACATCCGCACACTGCTCCTCAGCATCGCCGCCCTCAACGGCGCGGCCGTCGTCGTCATCGGCTCCGGCCTGTCCTACCTGGGCGCCGGAGTCGCACCGCCGCAGCCGGAACTCGGCAGCCTGCTCAACACCGGTGCCCAGGCCCTGGAGTTCGCCCCCTGGCTCCTGCTCGCCCCGCTCACCGTGGTCGTGGCCCTGGTGCTGTCCTTCGTCCTGGTCGGCGAAGGCGTCAGCCGCATGGCCGCGGAACCCGAGAGGCGCTCATGGCTGGACATCTGA
- a CDS encoding ABC transporter substrate-binding protein: MNQAPARRMLLHGLGLGAAGLVLGGCTRPRKPDAAPAAVELKAAPRRIAPGPGTPSKAGYGGYVVTGWTDEAQSYDPALGYDLHAWEAATSVLYTPLYQFDGQSGGPAPSAAARQPEVSEDGLLYTVRLRPGVRFHNGREVTADDYIYTWTRVLDPAVASWAASYLFSIEGAREVNEGKATSVAGLRRIDDHTLQVRLQVPDLMFPGVLCQPFTAALPREEVRRRGTDFGRRPVGTGPFAIASYDRERQRAVFRRHPYYLWKGTPFIDTLEYRWGIAQTMQLRQLVSGELDVLGGGAPVSLGPLINSRPRLRERYVVPIRLLGTSWIGLRTGHRYLRDPRVRQALNHATDTELLARFTYGSQEAWALPFPKHLPHYERTARPYRTDLAKARLLLAEAGAGGLRLRFAHDGSAPWDQLSQVVQQLWREAGVEVIIEPMSKAALDQAIAGRQCDLFPQHWYMINPNALDLAGNCFASEGSSNYGGYGSKAVDALLAKARASRSAAVCNAHLAEAERLLVDDPPGVFVSSLNFLAARNPRVRNYHMRGETGSYYDRLWVSA, encoded by the coding sequence ATGAATCAAGCCCCGGCACGGCGCATGCTCCTGCATGGCCTCGGGCTCGGTGCGGCGGGTCTGGTGCTCGGCGGCTGCACCCGGCCCAGGAAGCCGGACGCCGCCCCCGCCGCCGTCGAACTCAAGGCCGCACCGCGCCGTATCGCCCCCGGGCCCGGCACGCCGTCCAAGGCCGGCTACGGCGGCTACGTCGTCACCGGCTGGACCGACGAGGCCCAGTCGTACGACCCGGCACTCGGCTACGACCTGCACGCGTGGGAGGCGGCGACCAGCGTGCTGTACACGCCGCTCTACCAGTTCGACGGGCAATCGGGCGGGCCCGCGCCCAGTGCCGCGGCGCGGCAGCCCGAGGTCTCCGAGGACGGCCTCCTCTACACGGTCCGCCTCCGCCCGGGCGTGAGGTTCCACAACGGGCGCGAGGTGACAGCCGACGACTACATCTACACCTGGACACGGGTGCTCGACCCCGCCGTGGCGTCCTGGGCGGCCAGCTATCTCTTCAGCATCGAGGGAGCGCGGGAGGTCAACGAGGGGAAGGCGACATCGGTCGCCGGTCTGCGGCGCATCGACGACCACACCCTGCAGGTCCGCCTCCAGGTGCCGGACCTCATGTTCCCGGGCGTGCTGTGCCAGCCGTTCACGGCGGCGCTGCCCAGGGAGGAAGTACGCCGCCGGGGAACCGACTTCGGCCGCCGCCCGGTAGGCACCGGGCCATTCGCCATCGCCTCCTACGACCGCGAGCGGCAGCGGGCGGTGTTCCGGCGCCACCCCTACTACCTGTGGAAGGGCACGCCGTTCATCGACACTCTCGAATACCGGTGGGGCATCGCCCAGACGATGCAGCTGCGGCAGCTCGTCAGCGGCGAACTGGACGTCCTCGGAGGCGGCGCCCCGGTATCACTGGGTCCGCTGATCAACTCCCGGCCCCGGCTGCGCGAGCGGTACGTGGTGCCCATCAGGCTGCTGGGCACGTCCTGGATCGGCCTGCGCACCGGCCACCGGTATCTGCGCGACCCACGCGTGCGGCAGGCCCTGAACCACGCCACCGACACCGAACTGCTGGCCCGCTTCACCTACGGCAGCCAGGAGGCCTGGGCGCTGCCGTTCCCCAAGCACCTCCCGCACTACGAACGCACCGCCCGCCCCTACCGCACGGACCTCGCCAAGGCCCGGCTGCTGCTGGCCGAAGCCGGTGCCGGCGGCCTGCGGCTGCGGTTCGCGCACGACGGGTCCGCCCCGTGGGACCAGCTCAGCCAGGTCGTCCAGCAACTGTGGCGCGAGGCCGGAGTCGAGGTGATCATCGAGCCGATGTCCAAGGCCGCGCTGGATCAGGCCATCGCGGGCCGGCAGTGCGATCTGTTCCCGCAGCACTGGTACATGATCAACCCCAACGCACTCGATCTGGCGGGCAACTGCTTCGCCTCCGAAGGGTCGAGCAACTACGGCGGCTACGGCAGCAAGGCGGTGGACGCCCTGCTCGCCAAGGCACGCGCCAGCCGCAGTGCGGCCGTCTGCAACGCCCACCTCGCCGAGGCCGAACGGCTGCTCGTGGACGACCCGCCCGGCGTCTTCGTCTCGTCCCTGAACTTCCTGGCGGCCCGCAACCCGCGGGTGCGCAACTACCACATGCGGGGCGAGACCGGGTCCTACTACGACCGGCTATGGGTGAGCGCGTGA
- a CDS encoding alpha-L-fucosidase, with product MRTAPPEHKELRYMTTQSWFAEAKLGIFVHWGISSVRGIALSRSAGSGELSYQEYMEQLHGFTAAQYSADAWADVFTRAGARYAVMTAKQHDGVALWDTATTELSVVRATPAGRDLVRPFTRALRRHGLRVGLYLSCDGYGHRPDSAPGRLRRRPPADASTSVPQRHDSGQQGWEARQRLTHQRQIQELVDSCEPDLLWFDGAAGNGQGPWTAEELARLSPALGPETVVIGCTGGDGDYATPELGIPIVPPDGPWELCYPLGDAHGHQSGAGYPSVRELIHVFADTIAGGGNLLLKTSPREDGTIPPEHVDRLKGLGRWIRRNHDAVYSTTGLPYGYFEGPSTLSQDRRTLFLICTRAPDHLIELRGLRNTVRRISVLSTGEEVPYHVVDGLPDWNIPRVIRIKPPATCGVLALELDGELELHQATG from the coding sequence GTGCGTACCGCGCCTCCTGAACACAAGGAACTGAGGTACATGACCACGCAGTCGTGGTTCGCCGAGGCCAAGCTCGGCATCTTCGTCCACTGGGGGATCTCCTCGGTCCGGGGCATCGCCCTGTCCCGGTCCGCCGGGTCCGGCGAGCTCTCGTACCAGGAGTACATGGAGCAGCTGCACGGGTTCACCGCCGCGCAGTACAGCGCCGATGCCTGGGCGGATGTGTTCACCCGCGCCGGCGCCAGGTACGCGGTGATGACCGCGAAGCAGCACGACGGGGTGGCTCTGTGGGACACCGCGACCACGGAACTGTCCGTGGTCAGGGCCACTCCGGCGGGCAGGGACCTGGTCCGCCCCTTCACTCGGGCGCTGCGCCGGCACGGTCTGCGCGTCGGGCTGTACCTGTCGTGCGACGGGTACGGCCACCGCCCCGATTCGGCGCCCGGGCGTTTACGGCGCCGCCCGCCGGCGGATGCGAGCACGTCAGTGCCACAGCGCCATGACAGCGGTCAGCAGGGGTGGGAGGCGCGTCAGCGCCTGACCCACCAAAGGCAGATCCAGGAATTGGTCGACAGCTGTGAGCCGGACCTGTTGTGGTTCGACGGAGCCGCGGGGAACGGCCAGGGGCCGTGGACGGCGGAGGAACTGGCGAGGCTGAGCCCTGCCCTCGGGCCGGAGACAGTCGTCATCGGATGCACGGGCGGTGACGGGGACTACGCCACGCCGGAACTTGGGATACCGATCGTTCCGCCCGACGGGCCCTGGGAGCTGTGCTATCCGCTCGGCGACGCACACGGCCATCAGTCCGGCGCCGGCTACCCGTCCGTGCGTGAGCTCATCCATGTCTTCGCGGACACCATCGCCGGCGGCGGGAACCTCCTGCTCAAGACCAGCCCGCGAGAAGACGGAACGATCCCGCCCGAGCACGTGGACCGCCTCAAGGGCCTGGGCCGGTGGATCCGCCGCAACCACGACGCCGTCTACTCCACTACCGGACTGCCCTACGGCTACTTCGAGGGCCCGTCCACCCTGTCCCAGGACCGCCGCACCCTGTTCCTCATCTGCACGCGTGCCCCCGACCACCTCATCGAGCTGCGAGGACTGCGCAACACGGTGCGGCGCATATCCGTCCTGAGCACGGGTGAGGAGGTTCCCTACCACGTGGTGGACGGTCTGCCCGACTGGAACATCCCGCGCGTCATCCGCATCAAGCCCCCCGCCACGTGCGGCGTTCTGGCCCTTGAACTCGACGGCGAACTCGAACTCCACCAGGCCACGGGATAA
- a CDS encoding helix-turn-helix domain-containing protein, with amino-acid sequence MPPQFSRRGIQADPALADPSHRLLTTTEAAEIAQVSPACIRQWVRRGYLRPVARYGKRNLYREDHVLRAERDRRNPSTPPPETSPARHPPGPDRPTAER; translated from the coding sequence ATGCCCCCACAGTTCTCCCGACGCGGCATCCAAGCCGATCCCGCACTCGCGGACCCCTCGCACAGACTGCTGACCACCACCGAAGCCGCCGAGATCGCCCAAGTGAGCCCCGCATGCATCCGCCAATGGGTTCGCAGAGGCTACCTGCGGCCCGTAGCCCGCTACGGCAAACGCAATCTCTACCGGGAGGACCACGTGCTGCGCGCCGAACGGGACCGCCGCAACCCCAGCACCCCGCCACCGGAGACCAGCCCCGCGCGACACCCACCGGGCCCCGATCGGCCCACAGCCGAGCGATAA